In the Anguilla anguilla isolate fAngAng1 chromosome 7, fAngAng1.pri, whole genome shotgun sequence genome, one interval contains:
- the faah2b gene encoding fatty-acid amide hydrolase 2-B isoform X3, translated as MLLASRPSDGSSKKLAPITNPLLMVSGIQLAQKIRLREVTCVEVVQAYIDRIEEVNPLINAIVKDRFSAALQEAAQVDRLIDEEEGGEDVLKDRLPLLGVPFTVKAAFALQGMPYSAGLVSRKGVISGVDAPPLALLKRAGAIPLGITNCSELCMWFESHNRLFGITRNPYDMDRIVGGSTGGEACILASGGSVIGVGSDIGGSIRMPAFFNGIFGHKASPGIVSNDGQFPPSSGLEDDYLSTGPMCRYAEDLLPMLQIMAGPNAQRLSLSSEVDLRKLRFFSVPHDGGSVLVSPVDRELLQIQRRVVEHLEADLGVKVQELRFPQLKYSFQIWSTFMNLPDKDGKPPTPFVDYMADHGKKVWPLWEMVKSFLGLSSHTVAAIGLALMEMVESSEPDPYILKQKEELQKELEEVLGTDGVLLYPSHPLIAPKHHHPIFTPFNFAYTGIFNILGLPVTQCPLGLSQGGLPLGVQVVSGKYLDRQTLATALYLEKAFGGWRDPGSSS; from the exons ATG CTGCTCGCATCTCGACCGTCCGATGGATCTTCCAAAAAACTTGCACCGATCACCAATCCTCTCTTGATGGTCTCTGGCATACAGCTGGCTCAGAAGATACGCCTTAGAGAG GTGACTTGCGTAGAGGTGGTACAGGCATACATCGATAGGATCGAGGAAGTCAATCCTCTGATCAACGCTATTGTCAAGGATAG GTTCTCCGCTGCCTTGCAAGAAGCTGCCCAAGTGGACAGGCTGAttgatgaggaggaggggggtgaggatgTCCTGAAGGACAGACTGCCTTTGCTCGGCGTTCCATTCACCGTCAAAGCGGCCTTCGCTCTCCAAG GCATGCCCTATTCTGCTGGTCTGGTGTCCAGGAAAGGGGTAATTTCGGGAGTGGATGCTCCCCCCTTGGCTCTGCTGAAGAGGGCAGGTGCAATCCCACTGGGCATCACAAACTGCAGCGAGCTCTGCATGTGGTTCGAGTCTCATAACCGGCTCTTTGGAATCACCAGAAACCCCTACGACATGGACCGGATTGTCGGGGGCAGCACTG gTGGAGAGGCCTGTATTTTGGCGAGTGGGGGATCTGTTATAGGGGTCGGTTCGGATATCGGGGGTAGTATCCGCATGCCTGCCTTCTTCAATGGCATCTTCGGACATAAAGCCTCCCCAG GCATCGTCTCTAATGACGGTCAGTTCCCTCCATCCTCTGGGCTGGAAGATGATTACCTGTCTACTGGGCCCATGTGCCGCTATGCTGAGGATCTGCTGCCCATGCTTCAGATAATGGCTGGGCCCAATGCTCAAAG GCTGTCCCTGTCGTCAGAGGTGGACCTCAGGAAGCTGCGTTTCTTCTCCGTGCCCCACGATGGTGGCTCCGTGCTCGTTTCCCCCGTGGACAGGGAGCTGCTCCAGATCCAGAGGAGG GTGGTGGAACATCTGGAGGCTGACCTGGGGGTCAAAGTTCAAGAGCTGCGTTTTCCTCAGCTGAAATACTCTTTTCAGATTTGGAGCACCTTTATGAATTTGCCAGACAAAGACGGCAAG CCCCCCACGCCCTTTGTGGACTACATGGCTGACCACGGAAAGAAGGTGTGGCCTCTGTGGGAGATGGTGAAGTCCTTCCTGGGACTGTCCTCCCACACCGTGGCAGCCATTG GACTGGCTCTGATGGAGATGGTGGAAAGCAGTGAACCCGACCCGTATATCCTGAAGCAGAAGGAGGAGCTccagaaggagctggaggaggtgctAGGGACGGATGGGGTGCTGCTATACCCCTCACACCCTCTCATCGCTCCCAAACACCATCACCCTATTTTTACCCCTTTCAACTTCGCCTACACAG GGATCTTCAACATCCTGGGCCTACCGGTCACACAGTGTCCCCTGGGCCTGAGCCAGGGGGGACTCCCCTTGGGGGTGCAGGTTGTCTCTGGAAAGTACCTTGACCGGCAGACCCTGGCCACTGCGCTGTATCTGGAGAAAGCCTTCGGGGGTTGGAGGGATcctggctcctcctcctga
- the faah2b gene encoding fatty-acid amide hydrolase 2-B isoform X1 — translation MPSACWERAGDTNTLVFCQVHPADMALTRFERFQAWILRTFKKVLLVLYQLLASRPSDGSSKKLAPITNPLLMVSGIQLAQKIRLREVTCVEVVQAYIDRIEEVNPLINAIVKDRFSAALQEAAQVDRLIDEEEGGEDVLKDRLPLLGVPFTVKAAFALQGMPYSAGLVSRKGVISGVDAPPLALLKRAGAIPLGITNCSELCMWFESHNRLFGITRNPYDMDRIVGGSTGGEACILASGGSVIGVGSDIGGSIRMPAFFNGIFGHKASPGIVSNDGQFPPSSGLEDDYLSTGPMCRYAEDLLPMLQIMAGPNAQRLSLSSEVDLRKLRFFSVPHDGGSVLVSPVDRELLQIQRRVVEHLEADLGVKVQELRFPQLKYSFQIWSTFMNLPDKDGKPPTPFVDYMADHGKKVWPLWEMVKSFLGLSSHTVAAIGLALMEMVESSEPDPYILKQKEELQKELEEVLGTDGVLLYPSHPLIAPKHHHPIFTPFNFAYTGIFNILGLPVTQCPLGLSQGGLPLGVQVVSGKYLDRQTLATALYLEKAFGGWRDPGSSS, via the exons ATG cccagtgcatgctgggaacgtGCTGGGGACACAAATACACTGGTATTCTGTCAAGTTCACCCAGCTGACATGGCGCTAACACGCTTCGAACGGTTCCAAGCATGGATTCTACGCACTTTTAAGAAAGTGCTCCTCGTCCTCTATCAGCTGCTCGCATCTCGACCGTCCGATGGATCTTCCAAAAAACTTGCACCGATCACCAATCCTCTCTTGATGGTCTCTGGCATACAGCTGGCTCAGAAGATACGCCTTAGAGAG GTGACTTGCGTAGAGGTGGTACAGGCATACATCGATAGGATCGAGGAAGTCAATCCTCTGATCAACGCTATTGTCAAGGATAG GTTCTCCGCTGCCTTGCAAGAAGCTGCCCAAGTGGACAGGCTGAttgatgaggaggaggggggtgaggatgTCCTGAAGGACAGACTGCCTTTGCTCGGCGTTCCATTCACCGTCAAAGCGGCCTTCGCTCTCCAAG GCATGCCCTATTCTGCTGGTCTGGTGTCCAGGAAAGGGGTAATTTCGGGAGTGGATGCTCCCCCCTTGGCTCTGCTGAAGAGGGCAGGTGCAATCCCACTGGGCATCACAAACTGCAGCGAGCTCTGCATGTGGTTCGAGTCTCATAACCGGCTCTTTGGAATCACCAGAAACCCCTACGACATGGACCGGATTGTCGGGGGCAGCACTG gTGGAGAGGCCTGTATTTTGGCGAGTGGGGGATCTGTTATAGGGGTCGGTTCGGATATCGGGGGTAGTATCCGCATGCCTGCCTTCTTCAATGGCATCTTCGGACATAAAGCCTCCCCAG GCATCGTCTCTAATGACGGTCAGTTCCCTCCATCCTCTGGGCTGGAAGATGATTACCTGTCTACTGGGCCCATGTGCCGCTATGCTGAGGATCTGCTGCCCATGCTTCAGATAATGGCTGGGCCCAATGCTCAAAG GCTGTCCCTGTCGTCAGAGGTGGACCTCAGGAAGCTGCGTTTCTTCTCCGTGCCCCACGATGGTGGCTCCGTGCTCGTTTCCCCCGTGGACAGGGAGCTGCTCCAGATCCAGAGGAGG GTGGTGGAACATCTGGAGGCTGACCTGGGGGTCAAAGTTCAAGAGCTGCGTTTTCCTCAGCTGAAATACTCTTTTCAGATTTGGAGCACCTTTATGAATTTGCCAGACAAAGACGGCAAG CCCCCCACGCCCTTTGTGGACTACATGGCTGACCACGGAAAGAAGGTGTGGCCTCTGTGGGAGATGGTGAAGTCCTTCCTGGGACTGTCCTCCCACACCGTGGCAGCCATTG GACTGGCTCTGATGGAGATGGTGGAAAGCAGTGAACCCGACCCGTATATCCTGAAGCAGAAGGAGGAGCTccagaaggagctggaggaggtgctAGGGACGGATGGGGTGCTGCTATACCCCTCACACCCTCTCATCGCTCCCAAACACCATCACCCTATTTTTACCCCTTTCAACTTCGCCTACACAG GGATCTTCAACATCCTGGGCCTACCGGTCACACAGTGTCCCCTGGGCCTGAGCCAGGGGGGACTCCCCTTGGGGGTGCAGGTTGTCTCTGGAAAGTACCTTGACCGGCAGACCCTGGCCACTGCGCTGTATCTGGAGAAAGCCTTCGGGGGTTGGAGGGATcctggctcctcctcctga
- the faah2b gene encoding fatty-acid amide hydrolase 2-B isoform X2, whose amino-acid sequence MALTRFERFQAWILRTFKKVLLVLYQLLASRPSDGSSKKLAPITNPLLMVSGIQLAQKIRLREVTCVEVVQAYIDRIEEVNPLINAIVKDRFSAALQEAAQVDRLIDEEEGGEDVLKDRLPLLGVPFTVKAAFALQGMPYSAGLVSRKGVISGVDAPPLALLKRAGAIPLGITNCSELCMWFESHNRLFGITRNPYDMDRIVGGSTGGEACILASGGSVIGVGSDIGGSIRMPAFFNGIFGHKASPGIVSNDGQFPPSSGLEDDYLSTGPMCRYAEDLLPMLQIMAGPNAQRLSLSSEVDLRKLRFFSVPHDGGSVLVSPVDRELLQIQRRVVEHLEADLGVKVQELRFPQLKYSFQIWSTFMNLPDKDGKPPTPFVDYMADHGKKVWPLWEMVKSFLGLSSHTVAAIGLALMEMVESSEPDPYILKQKEELQKELEEVLGTDGVLLYPSHPLIAPKHHHPIFTPFNFAYTGIFNILGLPVTQCPLGLSQGGLPLGVQVVSGKYLDRQTLATALYLEKAFGGWRDPGSSS is encoded by the exons ATGGCGCTAACACGCTTCGAACGGTTCCAAGCATGGATTCTACGCACTTTTAAGAAAGTGCTCCTCGTCCTCTATCAGCTGCTCGCATCTCGACCGTCCGATGGATCTTCCAAAAAACTTGCACCGATCACCAATCCTCTCTTGATGGTCTCTGGCATACAGCTGGCTCAGAAGATACGCCTTAGAGAG GTGACTTGCGTAGAGGTGGTACAGGCATACATCGATAGGATCGAGGAAGTCAATCCTCTGATCAACGCTATTGTCAAGGATAG GTTCTCCGCTGCCTTGCAAGAAGCTGCCCAAGTGGACAGGCTGAttgatgaggaggaggggggtgaggatgTCCTGAAGGACAGACTGCCTTTGCTCGGCGTTCCATTCACCGTCAAAGCGGCCTTCGCTCTCCAAG GCATGCCCTATTCTGCTGGTCTGGTGTCCAGGAAAGGGGTAATTTCGGGAGTGGATGCTCCCCCCTTGGCTCTGCTGAAGAGGGCAGGTGCAATCCCACTGGGCATCACAAACTGCAGCGAGCTCTGCATGTGGTTCGAGTCTCATAACCGGCTCTTTGGAATCACCAGAAACCCCTACGACATGGACCGGATTGTCGGGGGCAGCACTG gTGGAGAGGCCTGTATTTTGGCGAGTGGGGGATCTGTTATAGGGGTCGGTTCGGATATCGGGGGTAGTATCCGCATGCCTGCCTTCTTCAATGGCATCTTCGGACATAAAGCCTCCCCAG GCATCGTCTCTAATGACGGTCAGTTCCCTCCATCCTCTGGGCTGGAAGATGATTACCTGTCTACTGGGCCCATGTGCCGCTATGCTGAGGATCTGCTGCCCATGCTTCAGATAATGGCTGGGCCCAATGCTCAAAG GCTGTCCCTGTCGTCAGAGGTGGACCTCAGGAAGCTGCGTTTCTTCTCCGTGCCCCACGATGGTGGCTCCGTGCTCGTTTCCCCCGTGGACAGGGAGCTGCTCCAGATCCAGAGGAGG GTGGTGGAACATCTGGAGGCTGACCTGGGGGTCAAAGTTCAAGAGCTGCGTTTTCCTCAGCTGAAATACTCTTTTCAGATTTGGAGCACCTTTATGAATTTGCCAGACAAAGACGGCAAG CCCCCCACGCCCTTTGTGGACTACATGGCTGACCACGGAAAGAAGGTGTGGCCTCTGTGGGAGATGGTGAAGTCCTTCCTGGGACTGTCCTCCCACACCGTGGCAGCCATTG GACTGGCTCTGATGGAGATGGTGGAAAGCAGTGAACCCGACCCGTATATCCTGAAGCAGAAGGAGGAGCTccagaaggagctggaggaggtgctAGGGACGGATGGGGTGCTGCTATACCCCTCACACCCTCTCATCGCTCCCAAACACCATCACCCTATTTTTACCCCTTTCAACTTCGCCTACACAG GGATCTTCAACATCCTGGGCCTACCGGTCACACAGTGTCCCCTGGGCCTGAGCCAGGGGGGACTCCCCTTGGGGGTGCAGGTTGTCTCTGGAAAGTACCTTGACCGGCAGACCCTGGCCACTGCGCTGTATCTGGAGAAAGCCTTCGGGGGTTGGAGGGATcctggctcctcctcctga